The sequence GCGGGAATGGATGGATGTTGACAGGAAGAATGGGGGAGGAATGCAAGAGTTTACTGAAAACAGACCACACTCAATTTAAAGGGTGGAAGATATTGGAACACTGCCTGACAAcccaaaaaaaaggaagagggttggggtgggggaccCATCCTCACAACAGCTTTATACTGGAGCTAATTAAATGTGAATCTCTTAGCTCTTGGTTCACTGATGTGAGGAAAGATGGACTGAAGACAGTTTTGGCTTTTGAAGGGGGTTCTGTTTATACGTACGTCAACATTCAGTTGGAGGTGAAAAGGTTAGCACTTGACCCAGGAAGTATCCATGTTTGTTTCAAAAATAGATCTGCTTCATAAATTTCttcaccattcttttttttttccattatgaaaTTTGATTATAATAAAGAAGCTGTTGTTACTTTAAAGAGAATCAACCTATTAGATAGACATTGGTTAGGTGGAATTACAGTCATGGGGGAAGTTTCAGCTACACGATAATGGAAAGCATTCACTTTTATTCAAGAAGAGGCCCACCTCCCTGAAAATATACATcaccttcttcccttccccacatGAAATGAGCCAGCTTTGAAGGAATCAACAAATTATAGCCCAGCAAAATACATGGATGCTTAAGCATACCTGAAACTTGAATATGTTTATTACAGACATCAGACCCGTAAATTCTGCTCTGGATCACATCACTCCAGGATCTCAGAGCTGTTCGTGATTGTACAGGAAATGGGGAACATCACAGGCTCACAAAGGATAACTGATAGAACTCAGTGTGGTACTTCAGGGACATCAAAACATTGTGCGACATGCAAAAGACTATTCACGAATCACACAAAATATACATTCATTGTGCCATCCATCACATTAATTGAGCTGAAAATACATCATATCCAGCTAAGATAACTGTAGAAGGAAGAAGTTGGTTTGAATAATACCTATAGGTTCCAAAAAATCTAGCATAAATTTTAAATGGAGGGTGGCCAGGGAAGCAAGAAGAAAAGGgtagggaagaggagagacttaGCACAGGAAGCCAGGTTTCTTAACCTTGTGCTCGCAGGCCTTCCTAACTCACTGAAAGAACACATTGAGGCTACCCTCTGAGGCATCCAAATGGGTTTAAATgagggaatttattttttctcctataaTCACATATAAAATTGTACCAGTTTTGAGAGTTTGCCCACCCTGTCTGTTTTAGTCACCTAACCTAAACATTTCTAGAAAATCTGTATAAAGTTAAATCTCTCCAGACAAAGTATTTACAACCAGCAAACTCACACACAAAACTGAATTAAATTAAGGGATGAATTGATTCTGTAAACACACTCATAGTGCAGCTCTTTTTCATGAGCTCCTGGAATTTCTCCTTTCTCTATATCCTACTTTTCAGGGCAAGGTAGGAAGAACTGTAAATATACTGTTAGACACAAGATGTGAGGCCTCCCTCTGACATATTTCTGAGGGCAGAGGGAACTATTTTCCAAAAGGCATCTGAAAGAAAACACTAGGTTCTGTGAAAATCTCCTaaaagcagggagggaggaaaggggccATCAGAAAATTGATGCTGGCACCCAATCTGTATTAAAGAGTTAACCCCTCACCAAACCTCTGGTCCAGAAATCTCTGGAAACACATTATCCTGGCCAGGAGCTCCCCAGATAGgatcagagaaggagagagagactgtAAATGGAAAGATAAGCGAAGAATGTGCTTTGGGTAGAAGTCCCAGCCCAAGAAGAAGTCTGGGCTGCGGAGTCGGGGGCTGAGGCGGCCTCAGTGGGAGGTAGTCAGAGTGTCTGAGGTAGAAGACCCCGGGGAAGGAACGCAGGGCGAGGAGCTGGACTTCTCCGAGGATTCCTCGGCCTTCTCATCGCTACCCGGCGGGGTGGCCGGAGAGATGGGCAAGAGCCCCTCCTTTTCACGTTTCTTTTGCTTCATGCGGCGGTTCTGGAACCAGATCTTCACCTGCGTCTCGTTGAGCTGCAGGGACGCGGCGATCTCCACCCTGCGGGCGCGCGTCAGGTACTTGTTGAAGTGGAACTCCTTCTCCAGTTCCGTGAGCTGCTTGGTGGTGAAGTTGGTGCGCACCGCGTTGGGTTGACCCACGTAGCCATACTCTCCAACTTTCCCTGGGGCAAGGGGGAAGCGATGAGAGgaaaaggtaaaaattttaaatcgaTATGAGATCCCCTACACGCTTCAGAGCAGCATTCAAATAAAGGGGAGATCAAGAACTTCTCAACACAAACAGGGCTTGGGAGGGTGAGTGATGAGGTGTAAAGTGTTAACCTGAAGTCAGCCATTAGCGTGGGCAGACCGGTGATTAATGGAGCCTGGAGATATTAACagaacccccccacccccgtacTTTTACTTGCAGAACACctaaaattctttgaaaacacACCAGTCCCATGGGCTTCTTCGCACCAACACACCTGGGCACTCTTCCCACGCCCTACAACACTAGTCGGAAGGAAGAACCTTTctaaaaaatcattaattttccTTGGAAACTGAGCATGCCAGCTCCTTCCAAAATCATCAAGGAGCGTCCACCGGCCGGCAGGACTGACCTGTTTTGGGAGGATTTCTTTTGACTTTCATCCAGTCAAAGGTCTGCGCTGGAGAAGACGTCTCCGACGCAGGGGAGCGACAGGCTTCCTGGTGGCTGGCGTGGAGAGGGGACAAGGAGTTATTATACGTGGCCAGGGCCAGGCTCTGGTGCTCTTGTCCATATGAGTGGTGAATGTACTGAGGCGAGCCCACCGCGCCCCCTGCATAaccctggtggtggtggtgatgctggACCATGGGAGATGAGAGATTTCCAGAGTAAACAGCGGGAGCGCACTGGGGGTACCCACCACTTACGTCTGCTTCCTGATTTAACGCGTAGGGGCTGTAAGGCGCGCCGAAGTTCTGCGCGCTATAGCTTGGACCACAACTCGAGTGGGAGTAGGACACCCCCAGGTTCCCGGAAGTCGGGTAGGTGGCcggctgggggtggtggtggtggtggtggtggtggtggtggggcgAGCTGATCTGCACCCCCCTGCCCACTAGGAAGTGGTCGTCGCCGCCGCAGCTGTTGGCAGTGACTGCGCAGGATTGGAAAGTTGTAATCCCATGGTCCGAGGGGTAGGCTCGCGCTGAGCAGGTCCCCGAGTCGCCGCTGCTGAGGATGGGGTATTCCAGGAAGGAGCTCATTCTTGCATTGTCCATCTGTCACTGAGTGACCGGGTCCTGCGAAGCCCTGGGTGACCGTGCCAACTTTCTCACTTCCTCCATGGGGCCGAGGAAGAAAAATGATATGAATGTACAGTgcgcgggggggcgggggggcgggggggcgggaGGGCGGAGGGCGCAAGGGGAGGGGCACGTGACTTTGTCAGCCAATGGCTGAGCCTCCTGCGAAAGTTTGCCGGCTCCGGTGGTGATGGATCACTGTTTCAGTGGCATTTAAATCCCCGGCGCTCCTCCGTCTAGGTGACGCGCAGTCGCCCCCCCAGGCAGCCCAGGCGGCTGCAGCAGCTGCGGCGGCTGCAACGGCAGACTCGGAGCGCTGGGCGAAGGGGAGCAGAGGCTGCTTTCTGCGCGCGCCCGACTCCGCTCGCCCCCCACCCTCcgggaggtgggggctgggaggcATCCCCCACCTCCgtccccctccccaccttgcACAGAAAGATGAACTGGTAAGAGGTGAGAAGGGAAGAGGGCATCCGGCTCTCTCGGGGCGGGAATCAGCGGGCCAGTGCTCGCTGGGTGGACGCAAGTACGCTGGCGACCCCGGAGCGCGCCGAGCAGGAAGGGTGCGAAACCGGAGGACACAGCGCCCCAGGCTCCTAGGGCGCGTCCACGGCACAGTCCCTGCCGTGAGGCCGTGGGGCTATGAGGAGCGCTGAGAACGGTGGCGGAGAAAGAGGCTGGGCCACCGGCTCTCCAAACTCGGAATGGAGAGGAACGTGCGCAGCGGGCTGGCTGGGAGGAACCCAGGTGGGCGTGGAGGGAACAAGGGCAAGAAAAGAGACTTCTTTTCTCCATAGCCCTCTTCCTACAGCTCGAGCTCGCCATTAGCATGGCAATGAGGACCTTCTGTAATTCGACCCCCAGGGGTGGGTGAGCTCTTAAAGCAGAGCTAGCCGGAAAAGGCTGGGGGTGGCCGGGTCCTTCTCCGCCCTCCCTTTCTCCTCGCTCTCcgcccctttctccttccccactcAGCTTTGCTCTGGGAGTCCTCCGGGATCCCGAGCAACCCTGCCGCTGGATTTTGAAGGGTGGGAGGCGGGGGAGAGAGATGACGCTAGCCGACGTGGCCAGCGTGGGGGCCGGGCCGCGAGCTGCAGGCCATCCGCCGGCTCCCCAAGACCCAGGAGCCTGTGCGCTCCGGCACGGGCCTGGAAGGGCTGATCCGCGGCCCCAACAAAGTATGCTAAACTCCCCCCGccacttttctccttttctggagGGGGAGGTTTGGAGTAGGCGAGCCTTTTCTTACCCCTCTCCCCCCCCATTCTACTGCACgcctggagtgggggtgggggctggcaggtgggggggggaggtggACAGATGGCTGATGGTGGACAGAACACTTTCCTCTTCCCAACACGTCCTCCTCTTTTCAACTGACTGTGTAGTTGCTTGTGTGAACCTTCAAATCTTTCCCTGGAGAGACACGTGCAAATCTGAGCGTCATCCCAGGCCAGGGGGTCCTGTTCTCCATCGCCCTCATCCTTCCCTGATCCTGATGGGGTCATTAATTGCTGTTTACTATTAGTTTTCGTGTCAGCCCTGGGCTTGTAGAGAGAAAAGGCCAAATGGAGACTGAGAATTAATTGATGCTTTCTTAGATAGAAGAAATCCAGAGATCATCCAAGAAGCTTTACAACCGACGCTGTATAGATTTTACTTTGACCATGTTTACAGCATTGTAATAAGACAGATGAAATTTACAGTGAGAGTTGTATGTGGGTTGGGGTTCCTACTCCCCTGCAGTCTCCCAACCATTCTTAGAAGAAGGAAGTTTTGCTAGAGGAAGGCACATTTCAAATGTGTTAGTCACCCTTTCGGGCTTCTATGTTCTGTTCTCCACGTATAGAAGTTCCCCCCAAACCTGTCCCCTCCAGAAACAAAACCCATGAAGACCTTTGACTCTGGACTCTCTCAGTAGCAGTGAAACATTTCCCCCAAACATTTCCTTTCGGAAGGGTATTTCTCTGTGACCTTTCACCCATTCCCCAAGCATGGTTAAGAGGGAGCACGGGCAGGAAAGGTCGTCCCTACCCCAATTTCAGCTCTGGGGAATCTTCGTTctggagaagggaaaaggcaagGCGGCCCTCCTGGAGGCGGCTTCCTTGGGAATGCCAAGCCTCCAGCAATGGGGAGAGAAGGCCCTCCGGTAGGGGAGAGGGCAGGGTGTGAGGGGGTCGGTGCCGGCAGTGCGGACCATCTGCTCTCTGAGCCGGAGCCAGCCGATATATTCTCCCCTCCTTGCCTCATTCCTGTACCTTTGTTGGTCTCCTCCGCCCGGGTTTGCGCGACCCCCTCGGCCGCAGGGCGCCAGCCACAAAGCCTCCCGGACGGCCGCAGCTGTCTCCCCCTTCTACTAGTTCTCGTCCTCcgctctcttctctctccaccgCTCGTCCTTTCCCCTGGCTTCTTTTCGGGGGCAGCCTGGCTCGGTGTTTTTCCTGGGATCACAAGCTTGCACTCGCACAAAGGTCCAAAGAGGCACAGGCCAGCGACTGTCCCGCCTCCGCGCACTGCTCCTGGCTCGCTGCAGGCCGCGCGCTCTCAGCCTAGCCGGCTCCGCCTCGGCCGGCCGCCCAGAGCGCCGCTCTCCCCAGCGGTTCACAAAAGCAGCCTCCTCTGGCCTCGAGCCCATAGGCTTCCATAGCTTggttccttccccaccccccaagaaAGCCTGGGAGCCTTTCCGCGGCGTAGGAGACCCCTGGTCCTCTGGGCAAGTAGGCCCGCGCCCTAAGACTCGACCTAAAGTCTTTAAAAAGCCCCAGGAGGGTGGGCGAAGGGTGAGCTTGGTCACTACTCAAATGATCGCCGGCCAGCGGCTGGCTCGACTGGAAGCGCCTCTTTAAGGGTTCTTCTACTGGAAAGGGAAGGAGCGAGTAGGAGACGAAACGCCGCCGAGGCCCCGAGCTGTTCATGGCATCCGCAGCTCAGCCAAGCTGTTGTTttaaaagagcaataaaaatgaattatgacTAAACGCCTTCTAACTTAATGCTTTCGGACGGGGATCCCCAGCAAATACGTAAGAGGATTTTTATTTGTGCATGTGTTCCTGCAATTGATCTCTTTGATGACATTCTCATTCATAGAAAGCGTTTGATTTATGAGCGTAGGACGAATCGCATCCAGTAGCTGCTCAGCCCTGGCTTCGTCCGGGACGCCCTGCTCGGCGCTGAGCCTGGGGCCGGAAACCGGCTGCAGTCCCCACACGTCTCCGCCGCTGCCGGGATTTAGGGGGTGAAGGAGTGAGGGGAGGTAGGAAGCAAACCCATGAAGAAAGATTGCTATTTCATAACTTCCAAATCTTTGCTGTTAAGAGCCGGTTCTTAAATCAACCCGCCACACACATGTTGCTTACATGCTGTGTTTTCTCACGGTAAGTAGTCATTAGAGCAAAgctcagaaagggaaaaataaacatgaGGGAGAcataagaagagggaaaaaaacagaacaaccCAGTAACACACCCTAGATCACATTTTATTGGGATTTCATTTAAAgtgcattttctctttctctagaaACGGTATTAATTTATAACCCCGGGTGCAGAAACACTCCTTTTTAAATCTCAACTTGCTAACCGGACTTCAAAGCTTTAATGATCCATTATTAGCAATGTAAACAGatttaagaatgaaatattgatttttctgaccctgaaaaaaaaaaaaaaagcagaagaagcCTACAATGACTGAATCAGAGGATTGGAAATAACCCTTTCTGAAGTGCATTTTCCAGCTAGTAACCatcgttttgttttatttttgtttttctctatcttttagGTCTGTTTTGCCTGAACCCATCAACAGCTGGGAGAGTAATCAACCACACTGCAAATGTGCAGGGATTTGTGGGTGAGGGGTT comes from Cynocephalus volans isolate mCynVol1 chromosome 6, mCynVol1.pri, whole genome shotgun sequence and encodes:
- the HOXA1 gene encoding homeobox protein Hox-A1 isoform X2; this translates as MDNARMSSFLEYPILSSGDSGTCSARAYPSDHGITTFQSCAVTANSCGGDDHFLVGRGVQISSPHHHHHHHHHHPQPATYPTSGNLGVSYSHSSCGPSYSAQNFGAPYSPYALNQEADPPGSLSLPCVGDVFSSADL
- the HOXA1 gene encoding homeobox protein Hox-A1 isoform X1 produces the protein MDNARMSSFLEYPILSSGDSGTCSARAYPSDHGITTFQSCAVTANSCGGDDHFLVGRGVQISSPHHHHHHHHHHPQPATYPTSGNLGVSYSHSSCGPSYSAQNFGAPYSPYALNQEADVSGGYPQCAPAVYSGNLSSPMVQHHHHHQGYAGGAVGSPQYIHHSYGQEHQSLALATYNNSLSPLHASHQEACRSPASETSSPAQTFDWMKVKRNPPKTGKVGEYGYVGQPNAVRTNFTTKQLTELEKEFHFNKYLTRARRVEIAASLQLNETQVKIWFQNRRMKQKKREKEGLLPISPATPPGSDEKAEESSEKSSSSPCVPSPGSSTSDTLTTSH